A stretch of DNA from Candidatus Zixiibacteriota bacterium:
GCTGAAGTCCGCAAATATATTTCCGGGCCGCCATCGTTTATTTCGCCCCGGATGGATGATTTGTCGATTCGACCACGAAGCGTAATAGGGAAATCGGTTTCGACCCGTCCGATCGATGTCTCGGCATCAATATTGATATTGGCGTTTTTATCCAGATATATTTCGATGCCTCCGCCCGAAGTGGTTAATTGGCAATCGTCTTCCGGCTGGCCAATAAATGAGGCGGAGATGCCTCCGCCCGAAGTGGAGGCATCAATTGAGCCCTTGAAATCATCAATATCAATACCTCCGCCGGAGGTATGAGCCTCAACAACCCCATCGACTTGATTAATTTCAATCCCGCCACCCGAGGTTTCAATGTCAATTTTGCCCTGGCACTGGTTCAAACTGATACCTCCTCCGGAAGTATGTCCGTTGATAGGTCCATCGGTACGATAAAAATGGAGACTTCCTCCGGAAGTTTCGGCATCAATATCACCTTTCAGGTCTTCAACTGAAATGCCACCTCCGGCGGTACTTAATTCGACATCATATTCAACTGGGACGGATACGTTTATATCAATTGACCGGAAATTATCTCCGTGCCTCAAAAATGACCAACCATCCCTGTCGTATTCAAGGGTAATTATAACTGAATTATCCCGTTGTTCAAATTTGACCTGAAAACGATCTAAAATAGCTTGGGCCTTATCCTCGTTTCGTGTATCAACCTCGGCTTCAATATCGGCCAAAATTCTATTGTTACCGCCGGTTGATATCCTGATCGACCCGATATCGGCTTCAACGATAAGATTCCCATTCGGTTCTACCTCGAAGGATTCATTCCAGTTCTTAACCATGCCGCCGAAAACCGGAAAGACCATAAAAATTATCAGGATTGATGTTATCAAGCCTGTTTTGAAAAATTCACGGTGAATTGATTTCATTGTTTTCTCCATTTGTGCATATTATATCGTTGGCCATAATTACGCGATAATCCCGGAAATGTTTCCTCATCCTCCTGGGAAGATTTCGATCACTCCGATAGGCTTTTGATAATTACCAACAAAGTCCTGAAAAGGCCTTGACTCCTGATTTTAAACAGATATTATCTTCGATGTAAATCGATTTTATTTGGCGTTACCAGGATGTTTTAAATTAGGAGTTTTACCTTGATGATCACGAAACAACAGGCCCTTGACTACCATGCTAAGGGCAGGGCCGGCAAAATTGAGGTGACATCCACCAAGCCGTGCCACACTCAGCTTGATCTTTCTCTGGCTTACACACCCGGAGTTGCCCAGCCGTGCCTGGAGATCAAGGATAATCCGGCTGATGTCTACAAGTACACGGCCAAAGGTAATCTTGTCGCCGTTGTTTCCAACGGAACCGCCGTTTTGGGGCTGGGCGATATCGGGGCCGCGGCCGGAAAACCGGTGATGGAGGGGAAAGGTGTTTTGTTCAAACGTTTTGCCGATGTCGATGTGTTCGATATCGAACTGGATACCCATGATCCCGATGAAATCATAAAATGCTGTCAGCTTCTGGAACCAACCTTCGGCGGGATTAATCTGGAGGATATTAAGGCCCCGGAATGTTTCTATATCGAAGAAACGCTGAAAGAGACGATGAATATTCCGGTATTTCACGATGACCAGCATGGCACGGCCATTATTTCCGGAGCCGCTTTGCTGAATGCCCTGGAATTGGTCGGTAAGGATATTGCCAAGGTCCGGGTGGTTTATTCCGGAGCCGGAGCGGCGGGAATTGCCTGCGCCAAGCTATATTGCGCTCTCGGAGTGAACCCGCAGAATATACTAATGATTGATTCCAAGGGAGTAATGTATGAAGGGCGCGGCGATAATTATAATAAGTACAAAGCCGAATTTGTCCGCAAGACCGATTGCCATACGCTGGCCGATGCCATGAGGGGAGCCGATGTGTTTGTCGGCGTTTCGGTAAAAGATACGGTTAATCAGGATATGGTGCGATCGATGGCCGAGAATCCAATCCTTTTTGCCATGGCTAACCCTGATCCGGAAATCACTTATCCCGATGCCGTTGCCGCCCGAAAAGATGTCATTATGGCGACGGGCCGGTCGGATTACCCCAATCAGGTGAACAATGTTCTGGGATTTCCATTCATTTTCCGTGGGGCTCTGGATGTGAATGCGCGGGCCATCAACGATGAGATGAAAATTGCGGCTGTCAAGGCCCTTGCCAGCTTGGCCAAGGAAGATGTTCCCGACGCGGTTGCGCGGGCATATGGTGTTGATCATTTCAGATTCGGCCGGGATTATATCATTCCCAAGCCGTTTGATCATCGCGTTTTAACCTGGGAGGCCGTGGCTGTGGCCCGGGCGGCAATTGATTCCGGGGTAGCCCGGAAACAGATCGATATTGAAAAATACGGGCACGAGTTGGAAAAGAGAATCGGTAAAGGTCGGGTGATCATGAGCGTTGTTACCGACAAAGCTCGCAAGAATCCCAAACGGGTGGTTTTCCCAGAAGGTGATTCCGGCCGTATTCTTCGGGCCGCCCATACCGTTATGACCGAAGGCATCGGGAAACCGGTAGTTCTGGGCGATCCGGAGCAGATTAAGACTGTGGCCAAGGAACATGAAATCGATATCGATGGAATCGAGATCATTAATCCCGTGATATCGCCGAAACGTCAGGCTTATGCCGAGCAATTTTATGAAAAACGGCATCGTCGCGGAATTACCAGAGATCAGGCCTTATGGACCCTGCGCGATCGAACTTATTTCGGAATAATGATGCTTGATCAGGGGGATTGCGATGCGGTTCTTTCGGGGGTATCCTCGACATATCCGACAACCATCCGTCCGGCCCTGCAGATCATTCCGATGAGGGAGGGTATTAAAAAGGTATCAGGGCTTTTTGCCATGATCCAGAAGGACAAGGTCTACCTGTTTGCCGATACTACGGTC
This window harbors:
- a CDS encoding DUF4097 family beta strand repeat protein, which translates into the protein MKSIHREFFKTGLITSILIIFMVFPVFGGMVKNWNESFEVEPNGNLIVEADIGSIRISTGGNNRILADIEAEVDTRNEDKAQAILDRFQVKFEQRDNSVIITLEYDRDGWSFLRHGDNFRSIDINVSVPVEYDVELSTAGGGISVEDLKGDIDAETSGGSLHFYRTDGPINGHTSGGGISLNQCQGKIDIETSGGGIEINQVDGVVEAHTSGGGIDIDDFKGSIDASTSGGGISASFIGQPEDDCQLTTSGGGIEIYLDKNANINIDAETSIGRVETDFPITLRGRIDKSSIRGEINDGGPEIYLRTSAGNIYIYEN
- the pta gene encoding phosphate acetyltransferase, with amino-acid sequence MITKQQALDYHAKGRAGKIEVTSTKPCHTQLDLSLAYTPGVAQPCLEIKDNPADVYKYTAKGNLVAVVSNGTAVLGLGDIGAAAGKPVMEGKGVLFKRFADVDVFDIELDTHDPDEIIKCCQLLEPTFGGINLEDIKAPECFYIEETLKETMNIPVFHDDQHGTAIISGAALLNALELVGKDIAKVRVVYSGAGAAGIACAKLYCALGVNPQNILMIDSKGVMYEGRGDNYNKYKAEFVRKTDCHTLADAMRGADVFVGVSVKDTVNQDMVRSMAENPILFAMANPDPEITYPDAVAARKDVIMATGRSDYPNQVNNVLGFPFIFRGALDVNARAINDEMKIAAVKALASLAKEDVPDAVARAYGVDHFRFGRDYIIPKPFDHRVLTWEAVAVARAAIDSGVARKQIDIEKYGHELEKRIGKGRVIMSVVTDKARKNPKRVVFPEGDSGRILRAAHTVMTEGIGKPVVLGDPEQIKTVAKEHEIDIDGIEIINPVISPKRQAYAEQFYEKRHRRGITRDQALWTLRDRTYFGIMMLDQGDCDAVLSGVSSTYPTTIRPALQIIPMREGIKKVSGLFAMIQKDKVYLFADTTVNINPTAEELADIAISASHVAKAFNIEPRIAMLSFSNFGSARYPESSKVAEAVSLVRNKDPKLVIEGEIQADTALMPEMMEKYYPFSELKEAANVFIFPDLNSGNIAYKLLQRMGGLMAVGPILMGLSKPVHILHRSLDVNQIVDMAAIAVVDAQENEKRAKKK